From a region of the Bermanella marisrubri genome:
- a CDS encoding DUF1329 domain-containing protein, translating into MLLNKKIIGSAIALALSAGLAHGAVPASEAAKLGKSLTPIGAEKDGNGGAIPAWNGAIKVPASYKGDGDYVDPFAGDKVKFTITAQNYEQYKANLTDGQIAMFKKYPETYKMPVYQTRRSAGYPQKVYDETKKNATNTTLIEGGNGMANYELGVPFPIPADGLEAIWNHIVRYRGGSVSRVIGQVTPQPNGQYTIVKFNDEFTFKNKLADYDPNTMADNNILFYFKQDVVSPARLAGNVLLVHETLNQVKEPRKAWIYNAGQRRVRRAPQVAYDGPGTASDGLRTSDNFDMYNGAPDRYDWKLVGKKEVYIPYNSYKLNSKDITYDQIVKAGHINQDLTRYELHRVWKVEATLKDGARHIYAKRTFYLDEDTWQASQIDHYDGRGQLWRVAEAHNVFFYDEMVPWYTIETLYDLQSGRYLALGLDNEETDSYDFGFTREEKDYTPAALRRAGRR; encoded by the coding sequence ATGTTACTTAATAAAAAAATTATCGGGTCAGCCATCGCGCTGGCCCTATCCGCGGGCCTAGCTCACGGTGCGGTGCCTGCCAGCGAGGCAGCAAAACTAGGTAAAAGCCTAACGCCAATCGGTGCAGAAAAAGATGGTAATGGTGGTGCGATTCCAGCGTGGAATGGTGCGATCAAGGTGCCAGCTTCTTATAAAGGTGATGGCGATTATGTAGATCCATTCGCTGGTGACAAAGTGAAGTTCACGATCACAGCGCAGAACTATGAACAGTACAAAGCAAATCTGACAGATGGTCAGATTGCTATGTTCAAGAAGTACCCTGAAACTTATAAAATGCCTGTGTATCAAACCCGCCGCAGTGCTGGTTATCCACAAAAGGTTTATGACGAAACTAAAAAGAACGCGACTAACACCACTTTGATTGAAGGTGGTAATGGTATGGCAAACTATGAGCTTGGTGTACCTTTCCCAATTCCAGCGGATGGTTTAGAAGCGATTTGGAACCATATCGTGCGTTATCGTGGTGGTTCGGTTTCTCGTGTTATCGGTCAGGTAACTCCTCAGCCAAATGGTCAGTACACCATCGTTAAGTTTAACGATGAGTTCACCTTTAAAAACAAGCTGGCAGATTACGATCCAAATACAATGGCTGACAACAATATCTTGTTCTACTTCAAGCAAGACGTTGTTTCACCAGCACGTCTAGCGGGTAACGTACTGCTAGTACATGAAACGCTAAACCAAGTTAAAGAGCCACGTAAGGCTTGGATCTATAACGCTGGTCAGCGTCGTGTACGTCGTGCACCTCAGGTAGCTTATGATGGCCCAGGTACAGCTTCTGATGGTTTGCGTACCTCGGATAACTTCGATATGTACAATGGTGCGCCAGATCGTTATGACTGGAAACTAGTTGGTAAGAAAGAAGTTTATATTCCATATAACTCTTACAAGCTAAACAGCAAAGATATTACTTATGATCAAATCGTAAAAGCGGGTCATATTAACCAAGACCTAACTCGTTACGAACTTCACCGTGTTTGGAAAGTAGAGGCAACGCTAAAGGATGGCGCGCGTCATATCTATGCTAAGCGTACTTTCTACCTGGATGAAGATACGTGGCAGGCTTCTCAGATCGATCATTATGACGGTCGCGGTCAGCTATGGCGTGTAGCCGAAGCACACAATGTCTTCTTCTATGATGAGATGGTGCCTTGGTACACTATTGAAACTCTTTACGACCTTCAATCTGGTCGTTACCTAGCGCTTGGCTTGGATAACGAAGAAACGGATTCTTATGACTTCGGTTTCACTCGTGAAGAAAAAGACTACACTCCAGCTGCTTTGCGTCGTGCTGGTCGTCGCTAA
- a CDS encoding LuxR C-terminal-related transcriptional regulator — protein MVTIEHSVVKTLEQFDLKVLAMKMQLPSLPLAHVKRTSLIQYLDSQESNVVLVYAAAGYGKSLMFSEYMFSKKHIQESVAWLSLDAKENDERRFLTYLLACLHGVDDQIFNQALEKLLGGEDCEAVFLNIVDAIAQLQRKIHLVLDDCHEIRNEKVLDWIETLVLYTPENLRLYLLSRVCLPFSLSKLRHTNGVVEITENELAFTSDEMQLWFEQAQLVRLNRSEQEQFHSISQGWPVGLTMLKALYDQFEEIDLSRPNTLMQEYFHEQWRPHLSNSQYELCRQIALLKEVSPEYLLAAYQDDAIQDELTNLLNSHKLVMPVAIYQTWVCLHPMLQAYLQWQGLESVKTVYQQACDWLHDNGFQVAAVEMALKAEDKLKAASLLQQTAESILEDQDIAQLLEWRRQIPDDVIIASPRLVIIFSWSLALALQLDDSERLMAQMARIEGVPGTMTDEISGQLFAIRAYIARCRGNIDNAASLAHQALEKLPKRNFVARAVTYFNLSNVCMTQQSLVDARKYNRLSFETARAAGSIHLEMLAIHEHARLEQVKGNLNLAIKLLDEGLHLSHRLDNRMMAPAYGRLLIYKGYMLLLQNQTAQARQLLLKGLGVCKATHDSYVIMAFVLKSQLFRQSGDIEKAFDYLAEAEAQMQRWNIPSFIYMPWLSTVRCNLLIDQGKVDVALSNIKDLYQQAELAPYLLTPEHFPALKGLLDIFYVRAKSIAGQHKDALRLLDQTLESGKLEQHGFTLLFIYLMRALLRYQLGHEDDALHDFRKALTMAEPDECIMPFIEYSAGMGQLYQQLPDQYKHKPFVQAILKNIELTEDASPNKEFAKMRLVLSQREMAVLKLIAEGLSNQEIAERLFISLHTVKTHARRINGKLDVKSRTQAILKAKEVGIL, from the coding sequence GTGGTCACGATTGAGCATTCTGTGGTGAAAACCCTCGAGCAATTTGATCTAAAAGTGCTGGCAATGAAGATGCAGCTGCCAAGCCTTCCCCTTGCTCATGTAAAGCGCACTTCATTAATTCAGTATCTTGATAGTCAAGAAAGCAATGTGGTTTTAGTCTATGCCGCTGCTGGATATGGTAAGAGTTTGATGTTTTCTGAATATATGTTCAGCAAAAAACATATTCAAGAATCGGTAGCTTGGCTTTCACTGGATGCAAAAGAAAACGATGAACGTCGGTTTCTCACTTATCTTTTAGCCTGTTTGCATGGTGTAGATGATCAGATTTTTAATCAGGCGCTTGAAAAACTATTAGGCGGTGAAGATTGCGAAGCTGTGTTTTTAAATATTGTCGATGCCATAGCACAACTACAGCGCAAAATTCATCTTGTGTTAGATGACTGCCACGAAATCCGCAACGAAAAAGTGCTAGATTGGATAGAGACTTTGGTGCTTTATACTCCCGAAAACTTAAGACTCTATCTTTTATCTCGAGTTTGTTTGCCGTTTAGCTTATCTAAACTTCGCCATACCAATGGCGTGGTAGAGATTACAGAAAATGAGTTGGCGTTTACGAGTGACGAAATGCAATTGTGGTTTGAGCAAGCACAGTTGGTACGCCTTAACCGTAGCGAGCAAGAACAGTTTCATTCAATAAGTCAAGGTTGGCCAGTTGGCTTGACCATGTTGAAAGCACTGTATGACCAATTTGAAGAGATTGATCTGTCACGTCCAAATACACTAATGCAAGAGTATTTTCATGAGCAATGGCGTCCGCATCTTAGCAATTCCCAGTATGAATTGTGCAGACAGATAGCGTTGCTTAAAGAGGTCAGTCCGGAATACTTATTGGCTGCATATCAAGACGATGCTATCCAGGATGAACTGACGAATTTACTAAATAGCCATAAGCTGGTTATGCCAGTTGCCATTTATCAAACATGGGTATGTTTACATCCCATGTTGCAAGCTTATTTACAATGGCAAGGATTAGAATCAGTAAAGACGGTTTATCAGCAAGCATGCGACTGGTTACATGACAACGGGTTTCAAGTGGCCGCCGTTGAAATGGCATTAAAAGCCGAAGACAAACTCAAAGCTGCCAGTCTTTTGCAGCAAACCGCCGAGTCGATTTTAGAAGATCAAGATATAGCTCAACTTTTAGAGTGGCGTCGACAAATCCCAGATGACGTGATTATCGCGTCACCTCGGCTGGTCATTATTTTTAGCTGGTCATTAGCACTTGCGTTGCAGTTAGATGACTCCGAGCGATTAATGGCTCAGATGGCGAGGATCGAAGGTGTTCCTGGCACCATGACCGATGAAATATCAGGCCAGCTATTTGCAATTCGAGCCTATATTGCGCGCTGTCGCGGTAACATTGATAATGCCGCTTCGTTGGCTCATCAAGCGTTAGAAAAGCTACCAAAGCGAAACTTTGTTGCGCGTGCGGTTACTTATTTCAATTTATCGAATGTATGTATGACACAACAGTCGCTAGTTGATGCCAGAAAATACAACCGCTTGTCGTTTGAGACTGCTCGCGCCGCTGGCAGTATTCATCTAGAAATGCTCGCAATTCACGAACATGCCCGTTTAGAGCAAGTAAAAGGTAACTTAAATCTTGCCATTAAGCTGTTGGACGAAGGTTTGCACTTAAGCCATCGTTTGGATAACCGTATGATGGCGCCGGCTTATGGACGACTGCTTATCTATAAAGGCTATATGTTATTGCTGCAAAACCAAACTGCGCAGGCAAGACAGTTACTGCTTAAAGGTCTTGGTGTATGCAAAGCGACCCATGACAGTTATGTCATTATGGCGTTTGTGTTGAAAAGTCAGTTGTTTAGACAGAGTGGCGATATCGAGAAAGCTTTTGATTATCTAGCTGAAGCCGAAGCGCAAATGCAGCGCTGGAATATACCAAGCTTTATATATATGCCATGGTTATCGACGGTTCGTTGTAACCTTCTAATTGATCAAGGTAAGGTCGATGTTGCTTTGTCCAATATTAAAGACTTGTATCAACAAGCCGAGCTCGCTCCCTACCTTTTAACCCCGGAACATTTCCCAGCATTAAAAGGTCTATTAGATATCTTTTATGTCCGTGCTAAGTCGATTGCAGGGCAGCACAAAGATGCGCTGAGGTTGCTTGATCAAACTCTTGAGTCTGGAAAGCTCGAGCAACATGGCTTTACTCTTCTGTTTATTTATTTGATGCGTGCGCTTCTTCGTTATCAACTGGGTCACGAAGACGATGCGTTGCATGATTTCCGTAAAGCTTTGACGATGGCCGAGCCAGATGAATGCATTATGCCTTTCATTGAATACAGTGCTGGGATGGGGCAGCTGTATCAACAATTACCAGATCAATACAAACACAAGCCATTTGTTCAAGCGATATTAAAAAATATTGAGCTCACGGAGGATGCCAGTCCGAATAAAGAGTTCGCCAAAATGCG